The proteins below are encoded in one region of Salmo salar chromosome ssa02, Ssal_v3.1, whole genome shotgun sequence:
- the LOC106592756 gene encoding nucleoredoxin-like protein 1, which translates to MVDLFLGRSLVCNNRDRVEYDTEREVILRLQNRILLLFFGSADCQRCQEFVPTLKDFFKRLTDEFYVERSAQLVLLFISLDQSEEQLENLLKELPKKCLFLTHDDPYRRELESMFEVEDVPRVVVLRPDCSVLSPNAVSEISSLGTDCFHNWQESAELIDRNFMLNEEFDDKKMRSVTDPIRRLKYKVKTKKRKRQWGWGGGGAGEDEGEEEEDEQEEEERGEKEG; encoded by the exons ATGGTAGATTTGTTCCTAGGTCGTTCACTAGTATGTAACAACAGAGACCGTGTTGAGTACGATACGGAACGGGAAGTCATCCTCCGTCTCCAGAACCGGATCCTGCTCCTGTTCTTTGGTTCCGCAGACTGCCAACGGTGCCAGGAGTTCGTCCCAACGCttaag GACTTCTTCAAGCGTCTAACTGATGAGTTCTACGTGGAACGCTCCGCCCAGTTGGTCCTTCTGTTCATCAGCCTGGACCAATCAGAGGAGCAGCTGGAGAACCTCCTCAAAGAGCTGCCCAAGAAATGCCTGTTCCTAACCCACGATGACCCCTATCGCAG agagCTGGAGTCTATGTTTGAGGTAGAGGACGTACCGAGGGTGGTGGTTCTGCGTCCAGACTGTTCTGTTCTATCTCCCAACGCTGTCTCTGAGATAAGCAGCCTCGGAACCGACTGCTTCCACaactggcag GAATCAGCTGAGCTTATCGACAGGAACTTCATGCTGAACGAGGAGTTTGATGACAAAAAGATGCGGAGCGTCACTGACCCGATACGCCGCCTCAAATACAAGGTGAAgacgaagaagaggaagaggcagtgggggtgggggggtggtggagccggagaggatgagggagaggaggaggaggacgagcaggaggaggaggaaagaggagagaaagaaggatga